A genomic window from Lepisosteus oculatus isolate fLepOcu1 chromosome 27, fLepOcu1.hap2, whole genome shotgun sequence includes:
- the LOC138225292 gene encoding fish-egg lectin-like encodes MKGKHVSVGPAGLWSVSVASLVFKWLRGKWIQVQPGSLIQIDAGGDKFVVGVNAANSIFCLNRGPVLQYAGQGNIPWIPVVGSLKYYSCGPFGCWGVNRLDQIFVKLDVSGDSCRGSDRWYPIQGSLSLVEVGSDGSVYGVNRNGVVFKRLGVDACNPFGRSWWALRAAGVARHVSYDRGILWVVCKDGRVQRCQV; translated from the exons ATGAAGGGGAAACATGTGagtgtggggccagcagggctcTGGAGTGTGAGTGTCGCCAGCCTTGTGTTCAAGTGGCTTCGGGGAAAGTGGATCCAAGTACAGCCAG GCTCCCTCATCCAGATTGATGCTGGTGGAGACAAGTTCGTGGTTGGTGTCAATGCTGCCAATTCCATCTTCTGCCTGAACAGAGGACCTGTGCTGCAGTATGCTGGCCAGGGCAACATCCCCTGGATTCCTGTTGTGGGCTCCCTCAAGTACTATTCCTGTGGGCCTTTTGGCTGCTGGGGAGTGAACAGGCTGGACCAGATCTTCGTCAAGCTGGATGTGAGTGGGGATTCCTGCAGAGGCTCTGACAGGTGGTACCCCATTCAGGGCTCCCTGTCCCTGGTGGAGGTGGGCTCAGATGGCAGTGTGTATggggtgaacaggaatggagtggTCTTCAAGAG GCTTGGTGTTGATGCCTGTAACCCCTTTGGCAGGAGCTGGTGGGCTCTAAGGGCAGCTGGTGTGGCCAGGCATGTGTCCTATGACCGAGGAATCCTCTGGGTTGTGTGCAAAGATGGCCGAGTCCAGAGGTGCCAGGTCTGA